The Hyperthermus butylicus DSM 5456 genome includes a region encoding these proteins:
- the moaC gene encoding cyclic pyranopterin monophosphate synthase MoaC, with protein sequence MSRKPSMVDITAKNVIVREAEAYGRIKLRPETISRILEGKIEKGDPLTVASIAGIQAAKLTPLLLPMCHPIEITKVDVECRVEDNEHVGCRAYVKAVARTGVEMEALTAVTVALLNVWDMVKKYEKDERGLYPHTVIEEVKVTSKVKHGS encoded by the coding sequence ATGAGCAGAAAACCCTCCATGGTTGATATAACTGCTAAGAATGTTATTGTACGCGAAGCAGAAGCTTACGGCAGAATAAAGCTACGCCCAGAAACAATAAGTCGTATACTTGAGGGTAAAATTGAGAAGGGCGACCCCTTAACCGTGGCGTCGATAGCAGGTATACAAGCTGCGAAGCTTACGCCATTACTGCTGCCCATGTGTCACCCCATAGAGATAACTAAGGTTGACGTCGAATGCAGGGTTGAGGATAACGAGCATGTAGGCTGTCGTGCCTACGTAAAAGCTGTAGCACGCACTGGCGTCGAAATGGAGGCCTTGACAGCTGTTACTGTGGCCTTACTCAATGTATGGGATATGGTTAAGAAGTACGAGAAAGATGAGCGTGGGCTATACCCGCACACTGTTATAGAAGAGGTAAAGGTTACAAGCAAAGTCAAACACGGCTCATAA
- a CDS encoding purine-nucleoside phosphorylase: protein MKPQHIRVSPDRVAAKVVVVGDPARARFIAEHLLEDAELVNEERCFHLYTGFYRGERISVAVHGVGAASSAIVFEELRMLGAKVMVRLGTAGALMPELDIGDMVVATGAAYVHGGTIGSYVPDACMATAPNPLLLTKLYDYAKRIHGRVVLGPVFSSDAFYAEDPEFAKKWFSRGIVAVEMEVATLYALAALRRFDAAAALVISDNLVVPGKEELRHHRELEPYVEKAAKAVLEALRDYNPSNIS, encoded by the coding sequence ATGAAGCCCCAGCACATAAGAGTGAGCCCGGACCGTGTTGCAGCTAAAGTGGTTGTAGTGGGTGATCCTGCCAGGGCTCGGTTCATAGCCGAGCACCTTCTCGAGGATGCCGAGCTGGTTAACGAGGAGAGGTGCTTCCACCTCTATACTGGGTTCTACCGTGGGGAGAGAATTAGCGTAGCCGTGCATGGTGTAGGTGCAGCTTCCTCAGCTATAGTCTTTGAGGAGCTTAGAATGCTCGGTGCAAAGGTCATGGTCCGGCTTGGTACTGCTGGTGCGCTAATGCCAGAGCTTGATATAGGTGACATGGTTGTCGCTACTGGTGCAGCCTACGTTCACGGAGGAACCATAGGCTCCTACGTCCCCGATGCTTGTATGGCCACAGCACCAAACCCGTTGCTTCTCACAAAGCTATATGATTATGCTAAGAGGATACACGGTCGTGTAGTCTTAGGTCCCGTGTTTAGCAGCGATGCCTTCTATGCTGAGGATCCGGAGTTCGCCAAGAAATGGTTCTCAAGAGGCATAGTGGCTGTTGAAATGGAGGTTGCAACTCTCTACGCACTGGCGGCGCTGAGGAGGTTCGATGCTGCAGCTGCACTCGTCATATCTGATAACCTCGTCGTACCAGGTAAGGAGGAGTTACGGCACCACCGCGAGCTTGAACCCTACGTGGAAAAGGCTGCCAAAGCAGTGCTCGAGGCGCTTAGAGACTATAATCCCAGTAATATAAGCTAA
- a CDS encoding ORC1-type DNA replication protein, producing the protein MPTARDIIESILEKPSVFRSRDKLYPEYVPAYLPHREEQLKNLATYFRPLLVEPGSISQRVLLVGSIGTGKTVTAKRFGSDFKQLARQRGINLEYVHVNCHRDRTLYLVVQEIARQLRIPIPPRGLSAQEMFHIILKYLENRDMYVILTLDEFDYFIEVAGNDAVYFLVRTYDEHSEYTKRISFIFISRSLTSLSRLDSATESYLVRNIINFKPYASRELYDILKYRSSEAFYEGTVGDDVLSYIAELVGADTGGSGNARLALEILLLAGQEADKEGAPRVTIEHVRRAFTQTNPDISVMVNDALPHLPLHELLILLAIVRTLQRSGEPYVRIGEVEAEYHHICEEYGETPRRHTQVYEYVMDLKRRSIIETRLSGKGYRGKSTLIGISVGPLDLLEKRIREIIEYKREER; encoded by the coding sequence ATGCCTACCGCACGCGACATAATCGAAAGTATACTTGAAAAACCCTCAGTGTTTCGAAGCCGCGACAAGCTCTATCCAGAGTATGTGCCAGCCTACCTGCCGCACAGAGAGGAGCAGCTCAAGAATCTTGCAACATACTTTAGGCCACTACTAGTTGAGCCCGGAAGTATATCACAGCGTGTACTACTCGTTGGCAGCATCGGCACCGGCAAGACGGTAACCGCCAAGAGGTTTGGCAGCGACTTTAAGCAGTTAGCACGCCAACGCGGCATAAACCTTGAATATGTCCATGTGAACTGCCATCGTGACCGCACACTGTACCTTGTAGTCCAAGAGATAGCACGCCAGCTACGGATACCCATACCCCCACGCGGCCTCTCCGCACAAGAGATGTTCCACATAATACTGAAATACTTGGAGAACCGGGATATGTACGTCATACTAACCCTTGACGAGTTCGACTACTTCATAGAGGTTGCAGGCAATGATGCAGTATACTTCCTCGTAAGAACATACGACGAACACTCAGAATACACTAAGAGGATAAGCTTCATATTCATCTCTAGGAGCCTCACAAGCCTAAGTAGGCTCGACTCGGCCACAGAGAGCTACCTAGTTCGAAACATCATAAACTTCAAGCCATATGCTAGCCGCGAGCTCTACGACATACTGAAGTATAGAAGTAGTGAGGCGTTCTATGAGGGAACAGTTGGCGACGACGTCCTATCATACATAGCAGAGCTTGTTGGTGCAGATACTGGCGGTAGCGGCAATGCTAGGCTAGCTCTGGAAATACTGCTCCTGGCAGGCCAGGAGGCTGATAAAGAAGGCGCACCAAGGGTAACAATAGAGCATGTTAGGAGAGCGTTTACACAAACAAACCCCGATATATCAGTAATGGTTAATGACGCACTCCCACACCTACCGCTCCACGAGCTCTTAATACTACTGGCTATAGTTAGAACCCTACAGCGAAGCGGAGAACCCTACGTTAGAATAGGCGAGGTTGAAGCTGAATACCACCACATATGCGAGGAGTACGGAGAGACACCAAGGAGACACACGCAAGTATACGAGTACGTCATGGACCTAAAGAGGAGGAGCATAATAGAGACGCGTCTCTCCGGCAAGGGGTATCGGGGTAAGAGTACGCTTATAGGTATTAGTGTTGGCCCATTGGACCTCCTTGAGAAACGTATTAGAGAGATCATAGAGTATAAGCGGGAGGAACGCTAA
- a CDS encoding transcriptional regulator yields MNGEQTLLVTPCEVAVKKYVPSIRASIAIVLVRDYGLSIYKAAKLLRLTPAAISNYLLRRRGSDYIDTILNDEQLYQHIFKLAERVVSGNIDNREISNEMCNLCRELRKRVEKLGSASTCPANH; encoded by the coding sequence ATGAATGGTGAGCAAACACTACTCGTAACACCGTGCGAAGTAGCAGTTAAGAAGTATGTTCCATCCATTAGGGCTTCAATAGCTATTGTGCTCGTGAGAGACTATGGCCTATCAATATACAAGGCTGCCAAGCTTCTCCGACTAACACCGGCTGCCATATCTAACTACTTGTTACGGAGGAGAGGTAGCGACTACATAGACACTATATTGAATGACGAGCAGCTGTATCAACATATATTTAAGCTTGCCGAGCGTGTAGTTAGCGGCAACATAGACAATAGGGAAATTTCGAACGAGATGTGCAATCTATGTCGAGAGCTACGCAAGAGAGTTGAAAAACTTGGTAGTGCATCAACATGCCCCGCTAACCATTAG
- a CDS encoding winged helix-turn-helix domain-containing protein, translating to MHENEQPYFLEIISSRGKLRILLVLLRNGQVNITRLLRETRLHYNLLIKHLEELKAAGIVEETRVGRARLYSLKLNNPRTLVLVETLRLLGESL from the coding sequence TTGCATGAAAATGAGCAGCCATATTTTCTCGAAATAATATCGAGTAGGGGGAAACTCAGGATACTCCTTGTACTCCTGCGTAACGGCCAGGTAAACATTACTAGGCTCCTCCGCGAAACAAGATTACACTATAACCTACTCATAAAACACCTAGAGGAGCTAAAAGCTGCTGGCATAGTGGAGGAGACACGTGTCGGAAGAGCTAGGCTTTACAGCTTAAAGCTCAACAACCCAAGGACACTAGTACTGGTTGAAACACTGAGACTCCTAGGTGAGTCTCTATGA
- a CDS encoding mechanosensitive ion channel family protein, with protein sequence MVEITDAVAQLNTTKILIYVKNTLLGPIVKLVLLAIIVFITLRIVRFILGRLQRRDVISSTVAEHLYKLTSLAVYATAAVIIIYMFTSIREVIYALIAIFVAILAANWSMIADITAYYIMLASRQVYRSASLVELPRLGVKGKIVSINMLHTRIRTPAGRIVYIPNHIIVSEPIVQLTGIQGVISLELEVKLPKDVRTSNSLEYIERKIRNILGEARIATRPQDIVVLVDEATVDKARLIVQVPIAGVEPRPSTINNVVSILVNGLKELEPSIRVKTVT encoded by the coding sequence GTGGTGGAGATAACTGATGCAGTGGCACAGCTAAATACAACGAAGATACTCATCTACGTTAAGAATACGCTGCTAGGCCCGATAGTAAAGCTCGTACTCTTGGCGATTATAGTCTTCATAACACTCCGGATAGTGCGCTTCATACTTGGAAGGTTACAGCGTAGAGACGTAATCTCAAGCACTGTAGCAGAGCACCTTTATAAGCTAACGTCACTAGCGGTTTATGCAACTGCAGCTGTAATAATAATCTATATGTTTACAAGCATACGCGAAGTAATATATGCCCTCATAGCAATATTTGTTGCAATACTAGCCGCAAACTGGAGCATGATAGCTGACATTACGGCATACTATATAATGCTAGCATCGAGACAAGTATATCGCTCGGCAAGCCTAGTAGAGCTGCCAAGACTCGGAGTAAAGGGCAAGATAGTAAGCATAAACATGCTCCACACGCGTATAAGAACACCAGCAGGAAGGATAGTCTACATACCAAACCATATAATAGTAAGCGAGCCTATAGTCCAGCTCACCGGTATACAGGGAGTCATAAGCCTAGAACTCGAAGTGAAATTGCCCAAAGATGTACGTACATCGAACTCCCTCGAGTATATAGAGAGAAAAATACGCAACATACTCGGCGAGGCGAGAATAGCTACACGCCCCCAGGACATAGTAGTCCTAGTCGACGAGGCTACAGTGGACAAAGCTCGGCTAATAGTGCAAGTACCAATTGCTGGTGTAGAGCCTAGGCCTTCAACGATAAACAATGTCGTATCAATACTTGTCAATGGCCTCAAAGAACTCGAGCCGAGTATACGGGTTAAAACAGTAACCTAG
- a CDS encoding DNA topoisomerase I yields MVRAGYCSAGFGYTLVIAEKPKAARKIAEALSDKPIACKLGGIPYWIVTWMGTRYVIVPAAGHLFGLTTDKHGFPVFEYYWAPLWAVDSSSAHTRRFLEAIKKLARHAVRFVNACDYDIEGSVIGYNILRALGVEKRALRAKFSALTRQDVRRAFSRLERLDWDMINAGLARHELDWLWGINISRALMESLRSVTGRSKVLSAGRVQSPTLVEAVSRTIKRNLFVPLPYFTVTATVELGGKARRLQVASFELRSEAQRVARQLRATGYLVVREYSEYVERIPPPYPFNLGDLQVEASRILGFSPYYTQKLAEELYLEGLISYPRTNSQKIPPTIDISAIVQALVRQTRYRELVEYLLRATRGVLRVNNGPKEDPAHPAIHPTGEPPHSGLSKNHLRLYDLIVRRFLASMAPPAVLVRARLILSAEGLGSASITGVRIVSPGWMQIYYWAKPSEEYIPRLYRGQRIQVKSVSVQTSYTQPPELHTKTSLVKWMESKGIGTEATRARIVELLFERGYLRSEGGRVQATELGLTVANILQTYFPDITSVELTRRFEELLEAIRMGKVSKDAVISEARRFLAGILSEFKVKSMHAVGMELAYSLGLLKPPRQCPICGRRAEGEYCSYHEAAIRKIVEAYHEWRRRTGITCREYLEKLAAMRSTGKWVREAAKYLLARNVCPKGLTA; encoded by the coding sequence ATGGTAAGAGCTGGGTATTGTAGTGCCGGGTTTGGCTATACACTTGTGATTGCTGAGAAGCCCAAAGCTGCTAGAAAGATTGCTGAAGCCCTCTCCGATAAACCCATAGCTTGTAAGCTTGGGGGCATACCATACTGGATTGTTACATGGATGGGGACACGTTACGTTATAGTGCCTGCTGCTGGACACCTTTTTGGGCTAACTACGGATAAGCATGGATTCCCCGTGTTTGAGTATTATTGGGCACCCCTATGGGCAGTTGATAGTTCATCGGCACATACTCGCAGGTTTCTCGAGGCTATTAAGAAGCTTGCCAGGCATGCTGTTAGATTTGTAAATGCATGCGACTATGATATTGAGGGTAGTGTAATAGGCTACAATATTCTCCGTGCACTAGGTGTTGAGAAGAGAGCGCTTAGAGCTAAATTTAGCGCTTTGACTAGGCAGGATGTTCGTAGGGCATTTTCCAGGCTTGAGCGGCTTGACTGGGACATGATTAATGCCGGGCTTGCAAGACATGAGCTGGATTGGTTGTGGGGCATCAATATTAGCCGTGCACTCATGGAGTCGTTGCGGAGCGTAACTGGACGCTCGAAGGTTTTGAGTGCTGGAAGGGTTCAGTCGCCAACGCTTGTTGAGGCTGTTTCCAGGACTATTAAGCGGAACCTGTTTGTTCCACTGCCATACTTTACTGTTACTGCTACAGTAGAGCTTGGAGGTAAAGCTAGAAGACTACAAGTTGCGAGTTTTGAGCTACGAAGTGAGGCTCAACGCGTGGCGCGTCAGCTAAGGGCTACTGGCTACCTTGTTGTGAGGGAGTATAGCGAGTATGTTGAGCGCATACCTCCACCATATCCCTTCAACCTTGGTGATTTGCAGGTAGAGGCTTCGAGAATCCTAGGGTTTAGCCCCTACTATACTCAGAAGCTTGCTGAGGAACTGTACCTGGAGGGGCTTATCAGCTATCCGCGAACCAATAGCCAGAAGATACCACCGACAATAGATATCAGTGCTATTGTACAAGCACTTGTTCGACAGACACGCTATCGGGAGCTAGTTGAATACCTGCTAAGAGCGACGAGAGGTGTTCTACGTGTCAATAACGGGCCTAAGGAGGATCCTGCGCATCCAGCTATTCACCCTACTGGCGAGCCGCCACATTCTGGTCTGAGTAAGAATCACCTGCGTCTCTACGATCTTATCGTGAGGAGGTTTCTGGCCAGCATGGCTCCACCCGCCGTCCTTGTTAGGGCTCGCCTCATACTTTCTGCCGAGGGGTTGGGTTCTGCCTCAATTACTGGTGTGAGGATTGTTTCGCCTGGCTGGATGCAGATATATTACTGGGCTAAGCCCTCGGAGGAGTATATACCGCGGCTATATCGTGGACAACGCATACAAGTGAAGAGTGTATCCGTACAGACATCATATACACAGCCTCCAGAACTGCATACTAAGACGAGTCTTGTAAAGTGGATGGAGTCTAAGGGCATAGGCACCGAGGCTACCAGGGCACGGATTGTCGAACTGCTGTTCGAGAGAGGCTACTTACGCTCTGAGGGAGGCAGAGTTCAAGCTACTGAGCTAGGCTTAACTGTTGCCAATATACTGCAAACCTACTTCCCCGATATAACTAGTGTTGAGCTGACAAGGAGGTTCGAAGAGCTACTCGAAGCTATACGCATGGGAAAGGTCTCGAAGGATGCTGTTATTAGTGAGGCTAGACGGTTTCTCGCTGGCATACTCTCAGAGTTCAAGGTCAAATCGATGCACGCTGTTGGTATGGAGCTAGCATACTCGCTTGGGCTTCTAAAGCCTCCTAGACAATGCCCTATATGTGGTAGAAGGGCCGAGGGAGAATACTGTAGCTATCACGAGGCAGCTATAAGGAAGATTGTAGAGGCTTACCACGAGTGGCGGCGGAGAACTGGCATCACATGCAGAGAGTATCTTGAGAAGCTGGCAGCAATGCGTTCTACCGGTAAGTGGGTAAGAGAGGCTGCAAAGTACCTACTGGCTAGGAATGTTTGCCCCAAAGGTCTTACAGCTTAG
- the eno gene encoding phosphopyruvate hydratase: MSLPVGYDDSYIISRVRARMILDSRGNPTVEVEVVTRGGGFGRAAAPAGASKGKHEALELRDGGKKFGGRGVDRALFNVNHVIAPRITGLDARMQRLIDSIMVDLDGTPNKSRLGANAIVATSLAVAKAAADTAGMPLYRYLGGTGTFVMPVPLMNIINGGAHAGNELSFQEFMIAPVGADSFSEALRIGVEVYQMLKKYLKDKYGASAINVGDEGGYAPPMKSNKEALDALVEAIKLAGYEPGADVVLGIDVAASQFYDAESGTYSVDGHRLSAEELLDYYLVMVDEYPIRSIEDPFYEEDYESFAKLTSKLLGRVLIVGDDLYVTNIGRLVRGIELKATTAALLKVNQVGTLTEALDYAYTAMASNLKVIVSHRSGETEDTTIAHLAVALRAGFIKTGAPARGERTAKYNELLRIEEDCSGECIYPGIRAYQSLHPVTAAYQLPA; the protein is encoded by the coding sequence ATGAGCTTGCCCGTTGGCTACGATGATAGCTATATAATATCTCGCGTTAGGGCTAGGATGATCCTGGACTCTAGGGGCAATCCTACCGTTGAGGTTGAGGTTGTTACGCGTGGAGGAGGCTTCGGCAGGGCCGCTGCTCCTGCCGGCGCCTCGAAGGGCAAGCATGAAGCTCTAGAGCTACGTGATGGTGGTAAAAAGTTTGGTGGCCGTGGTGTTGACCGTGCACTGTTTAATGTAAATCACGTGATCGCACCAAGAATTACGGGTCTTGACGCGAGGATGCAAAGGCTAATAGATAGTATTATGGTTGATCTTGACGGCACACCCAACAAGTCAAGGCTTGGCGCCAATGCTATTGTCGCTACTTCGCTTGCTGTTGCAAAAGCTGCTGCTGATACCGCTGGTATGCCCCTATACCGCTACCTCGGTGGTACCGGGACATTTGTGATGCCTGTTCCACTAATGAATATCATTAATGGCGGTGCTCATGCTGGTAACGAGCTTTCATTCCAGGAGTTTATGATTGCACCCGTAGGCGCTGATAGCTTCAGCGAAGCTCTAAGAATTGGCGTTGAAGTTTACCAGATGCTTAAGAAATATTTGAAGGATAAATATGGAGCTAGCGCCATTAACGTCGGTGATGAGGGAGGCTATGCACCACCCATGAAGTCTAACAAGGAGGCCCTTGACGCGCTTGTCGAGGCTATCAAGCTAGCTGGTTACGAGCCTGGTGCAGATGTTGTGTTAGGAATTGATGTAGCAGCTTCACAATTCTACGATGCCGAGTCTGGAACCTATAGTGTCGACGGACATAGACTTTCAGCCGAGGAGCTGCTTGATTACTATCTCGTCATGGTTGATGAGTATCCTATTAGGAGTATTGAGGATCCATTCTACGAGGAGGACTATGAGTCCTTTGCTAAGCTGACAAGTAAGCTTCTTGGCAGAGTTCTCATTGTAGGGGATGACCTCTACGTGACTAATATTGGGAGGCTTGTACGTGGCATAGAGTTGAAAGCTACGACTGCAGCACTACTAAAGGTTAACCAGGTGGGTACACTTACTGAGGCGCTAGACTATGCCTATACGGCCATGGCTAGCAATCTGAAGGTCATTGTTAGTCATCGCAGTGGAGAGACTGAGGATACAACAATTGCGCATCTCGCGGTAGCGCTTAGGGCAGGGTTCATTAAGACTGGAGCACCTGCTAGGGGCGAGAGGACCGCGAAGTATAACGAACTGTTGCGCATCGAGGAGGACTGTAGTGGAGAGTGCATCTATCCTGGTATTAGGGCTTACCAGTCGCTCCACCCGGTAACAGCAGCATACCAGCTACCTGCTTAG
- a CDS encoding potassium channel family protein, translating to MRILIVGAGKLGSLLAKKLSEKGHDVIVIDVDKQRAEQVAAEADVAAYARDATDPSVYDEINLANIDVVVATTNRDEVNLFVALMAREYGVSRVIVKVRDARIGQIITRMGIAEHVVVEPQVISSIVEGFIEGKYNIVELAPVFVGGFRLVTITIPEGSSVEGQMIDDIKYPRHGVKILAVFDGENFHDPSVVRLEAGYQIIALVRDDVIEEFLEAFR from the coding sequence ATGCGCATACTAATTGTTGGCGCAGGTAAACTAGGCTCACTCCTAGCCAAAAAGCTCTCGGAAAAAGGCCACGACGTAATAGTCATAGATGTTGATAAGCAGAGAGCAGAACAAGTAGCGGCTGAAGCTGATGTGGCGGCATACGCTAGAGATGCGACGGATCCTTCAGTCTATGACGAGATAAACCTAGCAAATATAGATGTAGTCGTGGCAACGACAAATAGGGATGAGGTAAACCTCTTCGTAGCACTAATGGCGCGTGAGTATGGCGTGTCAAGGGTGATAGTAAAAGTTAGAGATGCTAGGATAGGCCAGATAATAACGAGAATGGGTATAGCAGAACATGTAGTGGTAGAACCCCAGGTAATAAGCTCCATAGTTGAGGGTTTCATAGAGGGTAAGTACAATATTGTAGAGTTAGCTCCAGTCTTTGTTGGTGGATTTAGACTAGTAACAATAACAATACCCGAGGGGAGTAGCGTGGAGGGACAAATGATTGACGATATTAAGTACCCAAGGCATGGAGTTAAAATCCTCGCAGTATTCGACGGGGAAAACTTTCACGACCCGAGTGTGGTAAGACTTGAAGCTGGCTACCAGATAATAGCCCTAGTAAGAGACGACGTCATAGAGGAATTCCTAGAAGCATTTAGGTAG
- a CDS encoding signal peptidase I encodes MNEKKLGYLRWGVLAVAAILVVYGLKLTLSYALNVSTPFVVVEGSSMLPSLYTGDIVIIHKPSPDKIKIGDIIVYRSLRGNLVIHRVVEVTTAPYCKPVCYITKGDNNLHPDNMIGLEPPKGVSYSEIIGVVITVHVGLGESKAKVPVRIPYMGLLSFYLRS; translated from the coding sequence TTGAACGAAAAGAAGTTGGGCTATTTGCGCTGGGGGGTTTTGGCGGTAGCAGCAATACTAGTAGTGTATGGGCTTAAGCTGACCCTATCTTACGCCCTAAATGTTTCAACACCATTTGTTGTCGTTGAAGGCTCTAGCATGCTTCCATCACTCTACACTGGAGACATAGTTATCATACATAAACCATCCCCAGACAAGATAAAAATTGGAGATATTATAGTGTACCGTAGCCTGAGGGGTAACCTCGTTATACATCGCGTCGTAGAGGTGACTACGGCTCCATACTGTAAACCTGTTTGCTATATAACGAAGGGCGACAATAACCTCCACCCAGATAATATGATAGGTCTCGAGCCACCCAAAGGGGTAAGCTACAGCGAAATTATTGGTGTAGTTATAACAGTGCACGTAGGCCTAGGCGAGAGCAAGGCCAAAGTACCAGTAAGGATACCGTACATGGGGCTTCTAAGCTTTTACTTGAGAAGCTAG
- the thsA gene encoding thermosome subunit alpha: protein MALGVPVLILKEGTQRVYGREALRNNILAAKVLAEVLKSSLGPRGLDKMLVDSFGDVTITNDGATILKEMEIQHPAAKLMVEVAKAQDAEVGDGTTSAVVLAGMLLDRAENLLDQNIHPTTIIEGYKKALDFALAELEKLGIKVDINDKQLLKRIASTSLYSKYVGSGATLDKLTDMVVEAVLKVAEPRGDGTYVVRLDRIKIEKKKGGSLLDSQLVEGIVLDKEVVHPGMPKRVENAYIVLLDAPLEVEKPEITAKINITSPEQIKAFLDEEARLLKEMVEKIYNIALERMKKDGVDPSKAGIVVITQKGIDEVAQHFLAKKGIMAVRRVKRSDLEKLEYATGGRIVSSLRDLKPEDLGFAKLVEERKVGNDKMVFIEGCPNPKAVTILLRGANDMVLDEAERSINDALHVLRNVLRKPMIVPGGGAVEVELALRLRKFAESLGGKEQLAVEAYAEALEEIPMILAESAGMDALQALMDLRRLHAEGKTLAGINVLNSKIEEDMVKINVIEPILVKEQVLKSATEAATTILKIDDVIAAAPKTEEKKKGKKGGEEE, encoded by the coding sequence ATGGCGCTTGGTGTACCAGTACTTATACTGAAGGAGGGCACCCAGCGCGTCTATGGTAGGGAGGCGCTAAGAAACAACATCCTTGCAGCCAAGGTGCTAGCTGAGGTTCTAAAGAGCAGTCTAGGCCCACGCGGCCTAGACAAGATGCTAGTAGACTCCTTCGGCGACGTAACAATAACCAATGACGGCGCAACAATACTCAAGGAGATGGAGATACAGCACCCTGCAGCAAAGCTGATGGTGGAGGTTGCTAAGGCCCAGGACGCGGAGGTAGGCGACGGCACTACTAGTGCCGTAGTACTCGCTGGCATGCTGCTAGACCGGGCAGAAAACCTGCTTGACCAGAACATACACCCAACAACTATTATTGAGGGTTACAAGAAGGCACTAGACTTCGCCCTCGCAGAACTAGAGAAGCTCGGCATAAAGGTGGACATTAATGACAAGCAGCTGCTAAAGAGGATAGCCTCGACATCCCTCTACAGTAAGTATGTTGGTAGTGGCGCCACCCTCGACAAGCTGACAGACATGGTTGTAGAAGCTGTGCTAAAGGTTGCCGAGCCGCGCGGCGACGGCACCTACGTAGTGAGGCTTGACAGGATAAAGATTGAGAAGAAGAAGGGTGGCAGCCTGCTAGACAGTCAGCTAGTAGAGGGCATTGTCCTTGACAAGGAGGTTGTACACCCAGGCATGCCTAAGAGAGTTGAGAATGCCTACATAGTACTCCTTGACGCTCCACTAGAGGTTGAGAAGCCAGAGATAACTGCTAAGATCAACATTACCTCGCCAGAGCAGATAAAGGCATTCCTCGACGAAGAGGCTAGGCTGCTAAAGGAGATGGTCGAGAAGATCTACAACATCGCCCTCGAGAGGATGAAAAAGGACGGTGTTGACCCAAGCAAGGCTGGTATCGTAGTTATAACCCAGAAGGGTATTGACGAGGTTGCCCAGCACTTCCTAGCAAAGAAGGGCATCATGGCAGTAAGAAGGGTAAAGAGGAGCGACCTAGAGAAGCTGGAGTACGCTACTGGCGGCCGCATCGTCAGCAGCCTACGCGACCTAAAGCCAGAGGACCTAGGCTTCGCCAAGCTCGTCGAGGAGAGAAAGGTTGGCAACGACAAGATGGTATTCATCGAGGGCTGCCCGAACCCCAAGGCCGTAACAATACTGCTACGTGGCGCCAACGACATGGTGCTAGACGAGGCTGAGAGAAGCATCAACGACGCACTACACGTGCTAAGGAATGTGCTAAGAAAGCCCATGATCGTGCCAGGCGGCGGCGCCGTAGAGGTTGAGCTAGCTCTAAGGCTACGTAAATTCGCCGAGAGCCTAGGCGGTAAGGAGCAGCTAGCAGTAGAGGCCTACGCAGAAGCCCTCGAGGAGATACCAATGATACTAGCTGAGAGCGCTGGCATGGACGCACTACAAGCATTGATGGACCTAAGGAGGCTACACGCAGAGGGCAAGACCCTAGCAGGCATCAACGTACTCAACAGCAAGATCGAGGAGGACATGGTAAAGATCAACGTTATCGAACCGATACTAGTCAAGGAGCAGGTGCTAAAGAGCGCTACTGAAGCAGCAACAACAATCCTAAAGATCGACGACGTAATCGCAGCCGCACCAAAGACTGAGGAGAAGAAGAAGGGCAAGAAGGGCGGCGAAGAGGAGTAA
- a CDS encoding DNA-directed RNA polymerase subunit K — MTTEEYNIEELKARIKIGPPWLTRFERARVIGVRALQISMGAPVLIDVEKLPRHVREDPVLIAKKELEIGVLPMTIVRYTRRGDVQPIPLKWLVVLDRLRVK; from the coding sequence ATGACAACAGAGGAATACAACATCGAAGAGTTGAAGGCTAGGATAAAGATTGGGCCACCATGGCTAACCAGGTTTGAACGTGCACGTGTAATAGGTGTAAGGGCTCTCCAGATAAGTATGGGTGCACCGGTACTAATTGATGTTGAAAAGCTTCCACGGCATGTTAGAGAGGACCCTGTGCTAATCGCTAAGAAGGAACTTGAGATCGGGGTACTGCCTATGACTATTGTTAGGTATACTCGTCGAGGCGATGTACAGCCGATACCACTCAAGTGGCTCGTCGTCCTTGATAGGCTTAGGGTTAAGTAG